Within Triticum dicoccoides isolate Atlit2015 ecotype Zavitan chromosome 1B, WEW_v2.0, whole genome shotgun sequence, the genomic segment CACATGAGGCACACCGACAACGCACCGCATCTTGGCCGGCTTAGAGATGCCCACCTCTCGTGTCACGGTCAGCACCTCATCCTCTAGCCGGCCCTCCACCGAGTACATCAAACTTTACATGACGCATTGCTCCTGCGCCTCCCCATACACTAGCGCGGGAGGGACGNNNNNNNNNNNNNNNNNNNNNNNNNNNNNNNNNNNNNNNNNNNNNNNNNNNNNNNNNNNNNNNNNNNNNNNNNNNNNNNNNNNNNNNNNNNNNNNNNNNNNNNNNNNNNNNNNNNNNNNNNNNNNNNNNNNNNNNNNNNNNNNNNNNNNNNNNNNNNNNNNNNNNNNNNNNNNNNNNNNNNNNNNNNNNNNNNNNNNNNNNNNNNNNNNNNNNNNNNNNNNNNNNNNNNNNNNNNNNNNNNNNNNNNNNNNNNNNNNNNNNNNNNNNNNNNNNNNNNNNNNNNNNNNNNNNNNNNNNNNNNNNNNNNNNNNNNNNNNNNNNNNNNNNNNNNNNNNNNNNNNNNNNNNNNNNNNNNNNNNNNNNNNNNNNNNNNNNNNNNNNNNNNNNNNNNNNNNNNGCCGACACCACGGTGggtgggtgtggggggggggggggttgttggCTGCGTGGGGGAGAACATCTTCATTTCCCTAATATGTTGAGAGAGTAAAAAAAACTCATTGAGATGCATACACTTCAAACGAAGTGCATTTTTGTTAATTGCAGAATTTTATGTCACCGTCTTTTTTATACACGCTGAACTCATGCAGTGTGTTTATATATGGGACCAGAAAATATGTATTAGAAGGACAGAAATTTATAGCAATACAACTATAAGTCGTATGCAACATCCACATGATGAATTACAGTTTATTTGGATGATACTATCTCTCTCTATATAATtttggcccgtggcaacgcacgggcattatactAGTATTTATAGCCGGGTACTGTGATAAACATATCAGGCTGTAGTACCTCACTTGTTGAGAATAATAAGGTGCTGCAAATTCTGAGTTGCCAGCAGCAATACATGTCTTCTCAACTCCAACTTTTGTGGAACAAATCAGCTGACTGACACTCGCTGCTGCATCATAATGTTACTGGTCATGCACACGGCAATGAGAAACCTTACCCGGCTGATCATAGCAACAAGGTGATTACAGGAAATGGCTGAAACGACCCGGTGCCGCATCTCATGACCTATCACAAGTCTGAAGATGAGGCAACATTGTACACCTGTTATTCTCTTGCTGCTGTTAATACAAGGAAAAACCAATTTTCAGCCTCATGATGTTCCAAGACTTGAATATAAATAAACATGTTATCTAGATGATAACTCaatattttatttgagttttagaAAGAGATATAGATGGACTATCATAGTAGCTTTTTCTTTCTGTTCACCCCAGAATTTCCTTTGACTGGTTTCTCAAAACTAACTCTTATGAGAAATCTTATACTATAAATATCTCTGCTTTATGTTATCGGCACGCTGCATTGGGGATGTGTTCGAACGGATCAGTATTCGCTGCCATCATATACAGTACTACATAAGTTTTCATGCCAATTTATGGATCTCTGCTTACGGGAAGGAGTACTCTGATTTGGGACTTCCAGACCATGCATGGCGTACACTGCTTGAAGGACGGCCACAACTTAAATGGCACAGCGCCACAGCCATCCTTTGTCAGTTGTCACTAAAGCAAGTTATATGATCACATACATATAGTAACTGCTGGTGTTACCATCTTACGATACAAGGCCAAACAGCAAAGAAACAAGGACAACCAACTAAACATAACAGACTAAAACTAGCATCCAAGCCcaatagaacagaaaataaaatagttcacaaaaaaaagaacagaaaataaaataccGAACCACTTCAAACACGATAGAACAGAAAATACATCATGCAAGTTCAGATATAAAGCATGAGCGTAGACACCACCTCCTTTGTCCCGGTAAAATCCTGAGTGGGCCACAAAACATTCCATCACTAAATGAAGTAGAACGCCGGGACAACATTATAGGCTAGATACAAAAGCTTGGGCTTTAAAAAGAAGGCAAAGTCAATTTTCAAGATGGGCATCAACTACATCATAGAAAGGCTTGAAGGCTTTACTGCACCACAGGTTGGTGGTCTTGGCAGCCCAAGTTCTAATTAAATTTGGTATACAGCATCTCCTAGACCCTCCTCTTCACACGCTGAGCATCCGCTGGAGGGCAAGTCAAAGGGGTCACCCATTGAGAAATCATGGGCATCCCTGTTGTGTGTGAAATCATCGTTAGTGCCACATCTCATTTCAATTCGAGCATCTCGAGAAGCTCTACTTGTGACTCGTAGCAGGCTGAGTTGATGAGAAAACCATCCGTGCTGGCGGTGGTAACGCAATGTGATTTTCATTTCCTCTAGCCCTTTTGTattcagaacaaagaacctggcaaagTCAATATATGAAGTCTTGCTGCCGACATAATTCTTCAACACTACTTTTTTGAGATGAAGCTCAAGACATTCAATTGGGTCCAGTGGGTCATACTTCCGGGCATTCATATACTCCCCTGGGTCGTATGAGGGTAACCGGAACTGGAGACAGAGAGAGAAAAAAACAATACAAAAAAAATTGCCGACTGGTTAGCAATACAATAGTTGGCTAGATTGCATGCCAATCAAATGTTTATAGTGACATTTAAAGCAAGCAAGCATGTTTTATACTCACAATGGCATACAACCTCTCCAAGCAAGGGAAGCACTTGAGGAAGTTAACCACTGCATCCAGATTAGGGCCAGTAGAGCTGAGAGCCAAAACCCTCATGGTGTGCATTTTGGTTGTCAAACTGACAGCAACCCCTTCCTGCAGAACAAAGTGCAAAATATAAGATTAATAGCCTGCACATAAGAATGTCAAACGCAAATGATGAAGGCTGCCTGCTGCTACCTGAATAATTGAACTCCCAAGTTGGAATTCGGGTATGACTTCAGACAGGAGCATACCGAATATCTCCAGTTTAGGCGCGCAGATTATCTGTATGACCACTTTGCTGCCCGTTGAATTAAGTGGTAGCAATCTCTCAAGGCACGGGGCGTCCTCGATGACTAACTCTTGCAAAAAGATATGATTACTTCCATTCCACCAGTCAACGAAAAATCCCAAACTCCTAAGAGTTTGGGAGCTGATGCAGAGGCGACTGATGCCCCGACTTTCCTTTAGCTCGAGGCTTTCCAAGGCAGAGCAGCCAGAGAGCATGCTCTGGAGAACGTCCTCCGAGAtgacgacctttttcagggtcAGCTGCTTGAGGCAGGGGAACTTGAGGGACAGCTGCGCGATCGAGTTGGGGAAATGGAACCCGTGGAATTTGGCCACGCGGAGAGTGGGCGAAAATCGGAACGCCGACAAGGACAATGGACGCCGGCCGAGCCAGAACATGCAGGTGAGCTCGAGCTCCTGTAGCATGTCCAGGGATTGGGAGCTAAGCCAGCCATCGATCTCGTCGCCGCAGTCGGTGAAGAGGCGGACGGAGAAGCGTTGCGCGGGGCCAGTATGCTCAGAGAGGATCTTTGGGATCGAGTACTGGTTCTTGAGTTCACAGTCCAGCGCGAGATTCAGAGGAGCGGAGCGCCAGATCGGACGCCACCGGCGGGAGAGGACCTGCGTGCGGGCAccttccttggtggggagaagagaCACGATGGTGCCGAGGACGGCGTCGGGGACTCGGCTGATGTGATCGACGCTCCCCCCATCGACATGGTCGCAGTTGCCACTCCCCGATGGATCTTGGTCGTCGATCTTACGCTTCTTGGAAGCTTGCAGTCGATGCCGCAGCAGCCGCAGCAGCCTCCTtgcccgccgccgcagccgcgaAGCCATGGCTGGCGGCTTGCCGAGACGCCGTGGGAAGTTGGTGTGGTGGGGGGATCGGGAACTCTCCCGTAtaccctctcttttttttcttgagAAATAACCAAGGGGTTTACACAACATCATCCTTCTACTTGCCTCCTAGTTTATTAGCCCCTTCGTATTTAGTGTTAAATTTTACTTTTACAAAAAAATAGAATGAGGGACATAGGAGTTTTTCTTTCACAAAGAAAACAGAAGGCTTGatcttttattattttttatttattaaaTTTAATTTAGGTATAAAATGTTTCAATCGAGTGGCCAATTGCGCGCTCGCATCGGCCGCCTCGACTGCTCGCCATGTGCCCTTATGGACCCCACACAAATCACTCCCCTTGCCTTGTCATTATATCTCTTCGTCTCCCTGGCTGATCCCCATTCATCatctctccttcctcgcactccacgcCGTCGCCACCTGTGAAATCTTGTTCGTGCCACTCACCTCCTCATCTCTAGGGCGTCGGTTGACCAGCACCCGCTAATATCAGCACCACAAGCTGTTGCAAGGGCGTTGCCGTGTTGCCGCACTCTCGGACCAACGTGTTGTAAGGGGTTGCCTACTGCTGcaaccagtggcggagccagaaagTAAGTAGGGGGAGTGCTGCTAAAACAAGTCAAGGAGGGCCAAACTATTGAAAAAAAGTTTTCCAGCAGCAAAAAATTACTAATCATGTCATTGTTCATAGCAAATTAGCAGTAAAATTCTGNNNNNNNNNNNNNNNNNNNNNNNNNNNNNNNNNNNNNNNNNNNNNNNNNNNNNNNNNNNNNNNNNNNNNNNNNNNNNNNNNNNNNNNNNNNNNNNNNNNNNNNNNNNNNNNNNNNNNNNNNNNNNNNNNNNNNNNNNNNNNNNNNNNNNNNNNNNNNNNNNNNNNNNNNNNNNNNNNNNNNNNNNNNNNNNNNNNNNNNNNNNNNNNNNNNNNNNNNNNNNNNNNNNNNNNNNNNNNNNNNNNNNNNNNNNNNNNNNNNNNNNNNNNNNNNNNNNNNNNNNNNNNNNNNNNNNNNNNNNNNNNNNNNNNNNNNNNNNNNNNNNNNNNNNNNNNNNNNNNNNNNNNNNNNNNNNNNNNNNNNNNNNNNNNNNNNNNNNNNNNNNNNNNNNNNNNNNNNNNNNNNNNNNNNNNNNNNNNNNNNNNNNNNNNNNNNNNNNNNNNNNNNNNNNTACAACCCACTGGACCACTGCGTCCTCATCGAAGGCAGGCTAGCGATGCACTGGGAGCAGCGACGCATGCTGCAGAGATGCTTGGTGTTGCATACGACACCCAGACTTGTTGAGAGTCAACTAATGTCCACTACAGCGGAGCCCAGCAGACAAACTTGATTGTTGGTGTCACGAGTCACAAAGGCGATGTTGCAACCCCAACTAACGATGTTGTGATCGGTCAATGGCGACGCGTGACCCAGTGGACGATGCTGCGGCCGGTTCGTGACTATGCAGCGAGCGGCTAGCCAGGATGCAATGGCGCTGATTTGCATTGATGCTGCGAAGGCGAGACTAGGGTGTTGCGACTTTGTCCACTAGATGCTGCAAGCGCCGCAACCGATGATGTTGCATTTGCAAGCAGCCAGGCGGCGGTGTGGCAAGTCATTAGGTTGCGCAGCGGGGTATGGGTAACGGCGTTGCATTTTAAGCGGGGAGGAAGCTGTGAGCCGCAGGTGCTATTGTTTGCATGTACAAGATCCAATGTTTACATTGTAGGTAATCCTACGACTTCCAAGGCGAGCCGGATCCGTGGCCCATAGGTGTCATCTCTCGGCTTTTAATTTACCGCTTCTGTTTTATATCGTGTTATTTTTGCAACTTGTTTGAATAAATGTACAATAGCTTGATTTTTCAGAAGAAAATACGCTTTCCCTTCCAAAATACAAGGTTTCCTAATTTATCAAAAAATCAAACTTCTTAAATTTCGATCAATTTTATTGAGAAAAATACTAATACATGCAACATCAAATCAGTACCATTAAATTGGTCGTGATATATATTCCATATTTTGAatatattgtagatgttgatatgttTTGCTATAAACGTATTGTAGACGTTGATATGTTTTGCTATAAACTTAACCAAACACAGAAAAATTGACTTCTGGAAAAACTGATGCACATTACATTCTGAATACGAGGGAATAGTAGGAGATTTTCGCAGACAAGATGATCTAAACTCACTGGTCTATATATGAAAGGGGAACAACAACAGAAGAAAAGGGGATGACTAACCAGAGACAGATTAAGCAAACCGGGAACTAGAGAGTTCAATTCTCGATGCTGAGCTGACAGAGCATTTGGCCAAAAAAGGCTGAAGCCTTGCGTGTGCAATCTTTACAAGTCCCTACTTCTACTGCACTTGTACATAAACCAGACAACAATATTTGGTTGGGTGAACAAACAGGATGTAGGTACCTCACTTGTTGGCATAAACATGATTTGAGTTGAGAATAATtatagtaggctgctgcaaattctGAGTTGTATCTATAGAATAACTAACTAGCCCGTTCCTACTGTGAACACTAATACATATCCTCTCCTGGAGACAACAGCTCCAACTGTGGCACATCAAACTTACTAATAGTATGAACTAAGCAGCTGACTGACACTAGCTGCTGCATCATAATGCCTTCCCTGGTGATGCACACGGCAACAAGAAACTTTACTCATCTGATCAGTGATCACAAAGCAAATACAGGAAATAACACAAACGCCCCGGCAGTCATTGCCGCATCTCATGGGTACTCTTACCTATCACAAGTCTGAAGATGATGCAACATTGTACACTTGTTATTCGCTTGTTGCTGTTAAtacaagaaaacagaaaataattaTTTTTAGCTTCATGATGCTCAAGACTTGGATAGAAATAAAGACGTTCCGGATGATAGCTCGCTATTTTTTTGCGTTTTAGGAATGGACTGTCATTTTGGGAACCTGGGAATTTCCCTGCTAAGAGTTTGCCGATCAACTCGCTGTATCTCATTTCAGTGGTAGACTGGGAGTTGTTTCAGACTTACGTTTCACGGTAGAATTGCAAAATTAGTTCAGCATGTAAACAAACGACTATCACAAAACATCATCCATACAAAAAGATTGATGCTGATCAGTATATTTGGTACCATCTTATATAGGTAATCATGCCAATTTATGGATCTCTGCTTATAGGAAGGAGGCGGTACTCTGCTTTGCGACTTCCAGACCATACACATGTCGTACACTGCTTAAAGGATGATGCAAGTTAAATGACACTGCCATCCTTTTTCACTAAAAAAGACAGTTACAGTATATGATACATAAAGATAGTAACTGCTGGTATTACTAGCTTATGATACAAGACCAAACAGCAAAGGAACAAGGATTACTACCTAGACATAACAGATTGAAaactactccctccaatccatattaattCTCGCAAACTTAGTGCAACCTTGTACTAAATCTGTCACAACTAatctggatcggagggagtagcatCCAAGCGCAAAAGACCAGAAAATAAACCACTAAGGAACCCCTTCAGGCgcaacagaacagaaaataaactacTGACGAACCGCTTCAAGCACGATAGAACAGAAAATACATTATGCAAGTTCAGATTTCAAGCCTGGGCTTAGACGCCACCTCCTTTGCATGGTACAATTTTGAGTCAGTCACAAAACATTCCATCACTAAATgaagtactccctctgatccatattaattgacacacacttagtacaactttagtagtacaaagttatactaagTGTACGTCAATTGatatgaatcggagggagtacatccTTTCTTACAGCATCAGAAGGCTGGGACAACATTAAAGGCTAGGAATAAAAGCTTGAGCTTTCAAAAGAAGGCAAGTCAATGTTCATTGTTCAAGATGGGCATCAACTACACCCGAGAAAGGCTTGGAGGCTTACTGGCTAGCACCACAGGTTAGTGGTCTTGGCATCTCAAGCTCTAATTAAGTTTGGTATATAGCATCTCTAGACCCTTCTCTATACACTTTGAGCATCCTCTGGAGGGCAAGTCGAAGGGGTCATCCATTGACAAATCATGGGTATGCCTGTTGTGCGTGAAATGGTCCTTAGAGCCACATGTCAGTTCAATTCGAGCATCTCGAGAAGCTCTACCGCTGCGTCGTAGCGTATTGAGTTTATTAGTGCACCATTCATGCTGGCGGTGGTAAGGCAATGTGATTTTCATTTCATTTAGCCCTTTCGCATTCTGAACAAAGAACTTTGCAAAGTCAACAGATAAACTCTTGTTGCCGTCATAATTCTTCAACACCACTTTTTTGAGATGGAGCTCAAAGCATTCGATTGGGTCCAGTGGGTCATACTTCCGAGCATTATTCATAACCTTCGATGAGCTCCATGTGCCTGAGAGTGACTGGAACTGGAGACAGAGAGAACAAACAATACAAAAGAAATTGTCAACAAGTTAGCATTACAATTGTTGGCTAGATTACACATCCATGAAATGCTTGTTTTGACATTTAATTAAGGCATGCAACTATGTTCTATACTCACAATGACATACAGCTTCTCCAAGCAGGGGAAGCACTTGAGGAAGTTAACCACTTCGTCAATATTAGGGCCAGCAGAGCAGAGAACAAAAACCCTCATGGTGTGCATTTTGGTTGTCAAACTGACAGCAACCATTTTCTGCAGAACAAAGTGCAAATATAAGAATAGTAGCCTGCACGGTAAGAATATCAAATGCAATTGCTGAAGGCCGCTGTTACCTTAAAAATTGTACTTCCAAGGTGGAATTCGGATATGTCTTCAGAGAGCATGCCCAGTATCTGCAGTTTAGGTGCCCGGATTACGCGTATGATCTCTGTACCACCCTTTGGATCGAGCGGTAGCAATCTCTCAAGGCACGGGGCGTCCTCGATGACCAGCTCTTGCAGAAAGACACCTCCACAACTCCACCGGTCAGCGCAAAAGCCTAAACTCCTAATGGTCTGGGAGCTGATGCAGAGGCGACCAATGCCCGAATTTCTCTTCAGCTCAAGGCTTTCCAAGGCAGGGCAGCCAGAGAGCATGCTCTGGATGTTAGACCTTTCAacctgagcattgatagttgtggatgacactaggagagttgggacaattttcgttggtttatttctcacacaatgccatgccaacccgaggggttggggatacatatttataggctgctagccagccaaggcatatgctaagatgctgccaagatgccagtctaagatgctagtctaagatgctagtctaagatgctaactgacagtccttgatggtcaagaacagaactctatcctaacagccagtccttgatggtccagaactttatcctcctaactgccacaaggaccatgtgctgcagccccacaaggaccctagtacacagacttatccatcattctccccctaagtcttgtacgtcgtcttgtgggagagttgaaccatcccaatcctggagcaaagttcgaggaacttgaccctcccaaggggcttggtgagcaggtctgcgagctgatccttggtgttgatgtagctcgcctcgatgctcccttcttccacacagctgcggatgaagtgatacctcagtcggatgtgcttgctccgttcgtggaacacggggttctttgccagggccagggcggacttgctgtccaccaggagctgcaccgttctggtgtcttgaacgagaagatcaccaagcagtcgagcaagccagagcgcctgagtacaggcggtggaggccgctatgtactcagcctcacagctggacagggccaccacctgctgcttgactgATTGCCAGCTCACGAGACACTTGCCGAGGAAGAGGAGGATCCCGCTCGTGCTCTTGCTGGTGTCGATGTCGCCGGCGTGGTCGCTGTCGCTGTACCCGACGAAGTGTGCCGCCCCAGGACACCTAGGGTAGTGGAGGCCGTGGTCGAGGGTCCCTGCTATGTAGCGGATGATCCTCTTCACTGCCTGCTGGTGTTCCGACGTTGGTCGCTCCATGAACCGACTGACATAGCCGACGGAGAATGCCAAGTCCGGCCGTGTGTGAGTGAGGTAGCGAAGGCTCCCCACAAGGCGTCGGTACTGCGTAGCATCCACTTCCTCCGTCGTGCTGTCGCGGCTCAGTTTCAGCctctcctccatcggagtgagagctggatggcagtcggtgagcccagctagctcaacgatgcgcttggcgtaggcggactgtcgaagcgcgatcccggagtggtcctggtgcacctcaatccctagatagaaggagaggagccccaggtcactcatctggaacgtggccttcatgtcttccttgAACGCCGCCACCTCTGCACCTTTGGTGCCGGTGATCACCAGGTCGTCAACGTAGACGCCCACCAGCAGGGCATTTCCTCCACTCCCCCGTCGGTAGACGGCAGCCTCATGCGGGCTTTGCTCGAAACCCATCTTCTTCAGCGTGGAGTCCAGCTTGGCGTTCCACGCCCTGGGTGCCTGCCgcaggccatagagagccttgcgCAGGCGGAGCACCTTGCCCTCCTGGCCGGGAATCGTAAACCCAGGTGGCTGATGCACGTAGACTTCCTCCTTCAGGTCGCCGTTGAGGAATGCCGACTTAACGTCCATGTGGTGGACACGCCAGCCCTCCTGGGCAGCCAGCGCAAGGAGAAGTCGCACGGACTCCATCCGTGCCACGGGAGCGAAAGCGTCGTCGAAGTCGACTCCTTCCTGCTGCAAGAAGCCTCGGGCCACCAAGCGAGCCTTGTGCttgatgatggcgccggctccatccctcttcagcttgaacacccacttaagggTGATTGCGCGGTGACCTCGAGGGAGATCAGCGAGCTCCCAGGTGCGgtttcgctcgaccgcatccatctCCAACTGCATCGCGGCGCGCCATGCCGCGTCTCTCTCGGCCTCTGCAAAGGACCGTGGTTCGCCGTCTTCACACACGAGCTGTAGCTGCGCCTCCAGGTCACGTGGCATCAGTCCCGGCACCGGCTGGTCGCCGAGTAGATCATCCATCGTGCGATACCGCAGCTGTTCGCCTCCATACCATGCGTCGACCCGCTCCTCGTCGTGAGTGAGCGGGGAAGCGAACTTCATCTGGTTGTGCTCTGCGTGAGCTGGTGCTGATGAAGACGAGCCCGGAGTGGCGACCGCCGGGGCTGGAGTATGCGGCGTCGCCGGTTGTGGTGTCGTCGGTGTAGCAGGCGCCGgagtcgatgtagttttggtggccggggtagacgtgcccggtgaagaggagctgcttgctcccccagcttccttgaagtgagcgtactcgacaatgaagtcgtcatacgtcggcgtcgagccgtcgtccaccgccttgtcccattgccacccccgcccttcgttgaacacgacgtctctcgctgtgcgcacacgttgtgtctttgggtcgaggatgcggtaggcctttgagccctccgcgtagccgatgaagactcccggagtgctcctgtcgtcgagcttgccgatgtggccgagctccttggcgaacgcaaggcagccaaagacccgcaaatgagagaccgccggcttccgcccatgccaggcctcgtacggagttctgccgtcgagtgccttagtaggagagcggttgaggatgtagacggccgttagcaccgcctctccccagaagacagccggcatccctctctgcttgaggagagcccgagccatccccacaaccgtctggttgcgccgctcgacgacgccgttttgctgcgggctgtacggcgcggagtagtggcgctggatgccctcatcggcgcagtacgacgcgaattcagccgccgtgaactcgccgccgttgtcagtgcgcaacacgtgcaatttgcggccgctctccgcctccacaccaacctgcgcgcgcctgatggcgtccgccgcttctcccttactgccgaggatcatcacccacatgtagcgggagagatcgtcgacaagcagcaggaagtagcgtcgacctcctggtgtggctggcgtcaccgggccgcacaggtctccgtgcacgagctccagcttctccttagcccgaaaactcgcctgttggggaaaggggagtcgtctctgctttgtcagtacgcagatgtcgcagaactgctccacatggtcgaGGCATGGCAGGCCTCGCACCATCTCCTTGGCACTTAGACGCTTCAGGGCCTCAAAGTGAAGGTGCCCAAAGCGCTCATGCCACTGCCACGCCTTGTTGTCTCGACGGACAGCGAGACAGACCGGTTGTGCCACCTGCACATCAAGGACGTAGAGTCGATTTTCACCTCTGGGCACCTTGGCGAGAAGGCGACGCTGGCGATCCCAGATGCGTAGGACCCCATGCTCAATCAGCACGCGTGAGCCGTTCTCATCCAGCTGTCCCAAGCTGATGATGGAATTCCTTAGCGCGGGGATGTAGTAGACACCGGTGAGCAGCCGGTGCTCTCCCATAttggtggtgaag encodes:
- the LOC119350609 gene encoding putative F-box/FBD/LRR-repeat protein At5g44950 produces the protein MASRLRRRARRLLRLLRHRLQASKKRKIDDQDPSGSGNCDHVDGGSVDHISRVPDAVLGTIVSLLPTKEGARTQVLSRRWRPIWRSAPLNLALDCELKNQYSIPKILSEHTGPAQRFSVRLFTDCGDEIDGWLSSQSLDMLQELELTCMFWLGRRPLSLSAFRFSPTLRVAKFHGFHFPNSIAQLSLKFPCLKQLTLKKVVISEDVLQSMLSGCSALESLELKESRGISRLCISSQTLRSLGFFVDWWNGSNHIFLQELVIEDAPCLERLLPLNSTGSKVVIQIICAPKLEIFGMLLSEVIPEFQLGSSIIQEGVAVSLTTKMHTMRVLALSSTGPNLDAVVNFLKCFPCLERLYAILMPILKIDFAFFLKPKLLYLAYNVVPAFYFI